The proteins below come from a single Camelus bactrianus isolate YW-2024 breed Bactrian camel chromosome 2, ASM4877302v1, whole genome shotgun sequence genomic window:
- the LYAR gene encoding cell growth-regulating nucleolar protein encodes MVFFTCNACGESVKKVQVEKHVALCRNCECLSCIDCGKDFWGDDYKNHVKCITEDQKYGGKGYEGKTHKGDVKQQAWIQKINELIKRPSVSPKVRELLEQISGFDNVPRKKAKFQNWMKNSLKVHNESILEQVWNIFSEASSNEPVGKKPDQQPLEHVARPHGENATSVPSSQANESMAEPAEAKKNKRERKEERQKKRKKEKKELKLENHQENSKSQKPKKRKAGQEAEQEAKGGDTTEATSPTGKKQQRKGSKAERARPGAVDGAAEAGAPQTSPGKRKRKHSEVEADSKKKKIKLPEHSEGGEPENHETPAKGKFNWKGTIKAVLKQAPDNEMTIKKLRKKVLAQYYAVTDEHHKSEEELLVIFNKKVSKNPTFKLLKDKIKLLK; translated from the exons ATGGTATTTTTTACATGCAATGCATGTGGCGAATCAGTGAAGAAAGTACAAGTGGAAAAGCACGTGGCTCTTTGCAGAAATTGTGAATGTCTTTCCTGCATTGACTGCGGTAAAGACTTCTG GGGTGACGACTATAAAAACCATGTGAAATGCATAACCGAAGATCAAAAGTACGGCGGCAAAGGTTACGAAGGTAAAACCCACAAAGGCGATGTTAAGCAGCAGGCTTGGATTCAG aaaattaatgaattaataaaaagaCCCAGTGTCAGCCCCAAAGTGAGGGAACTTTTAGAGCAAATTAGTGGTTTTGACAACGTTCCCAGGAAAAAGGCGAAATTTCAG aaTTGGATGAAGAACAGTTTAAAAGTTCATAATGAATCTATCCTGGAGCAGGTGTGGAATATCTTTTCTGAAGCTTCCAGCAAT GAACCAGTCGGGAAGAAGCCAGATCAGCAGCCACTGGAGCATGTGGCCAGGCCACATGGGGAAAATGCCACCAGCGTTCCATCGTCCCAAGCAAATGAGAGCATGGCAGAGCCAGCTGAGGCCAAGAAGaataagagagaaaggaaggaggaacggcagaagaagagaaaaaaagaaaagaaagaactaaaaCTGGAAAACCACCAGGAGAATTCAAAAAGTCAGAAGCCTAAAAAGCGCAAAGCGGGACAGGAGGCCGAGCAGGAGGCCAAAGGTGGGGATACCACCGAGGCCACCAGCCCCACGGGGAAGAAGCAGCAGAGGAAGGGGAGCAAGGCAGAGCGCGCCCGGCCCGGGGCTGTGGATGGAGCTGCGGAGGCCGGGGCGCCGCAAACCAGTCCAGGGAAGAGAAAGCGGAAGCATTCGGAAG TTGAAGCagattcaaagaagaaaaagattaagCTCCCAGAACATTCTGAGGGTGGAGAACCGGAAAACCATGAGACTCCTGCAAAAG GTAAATTCAACTGGAAGGGAACTATTAAAGCGGTTCTGAAGCAAGCCCCCGACAATGAAATGACAATCAAAAAGCTAAGGAAAAAG GTTCTAGCCCAGTATTATGCTGTGACAGATGAACATCACAAGTCTGAAGAGGAACTCCTGGTCATCTTCAACAAGAAAGTCAGCAAGAACCCCACCTTTAAGTTATTGAAGGACAAGATCAagcttttaaaatga